Proteins co-encoded in one Flavobacterium fluviale genomic window:
- the xseB gene encoding exodeoxyribonuclease VII small subunit, whose translation MKKYNMMENTLTYEAAAKELALIAKEMEDESISVDELAAKVKRASELIEFCQAKLKSTEAEVAKIISGMENPKE comes from the coding sequence ATGAAAAAATACAATATGATGGAAAACACACTGACTTATGAGGCTGCGGCCAAGGAACTGGCTTTGATTGCAAAAGAAATGGAAGATGAGAGCATCTCTGTGGACGAGCTGGCGGCCAAAGTGAAAAGGGCATCAGAGCTCATCGAGTTCTGCCAGGCAAAACTAAAATCCACGGAGGCGGAAGTGGCCAAGATCATCAGCGGGATGGAGAACCCAAAGGAGTAA
- the xseA gene encoding exodeoxyribonuclease VII large subunit, whose protein sequence is MGPEQYIRLSQLNDQIQDTINARFKGQTYWVVADITNHSFKADKKIHYFELVEKSTSSSAITAKILGKSWGAGALKILDFEITTGQRFTNNLHVLVQVSVDYHPLYGLSVNLLDIDSNFMLGILEQQRNAKLARLVRDNDFIYKEGELYSTLNSRLKLPAVIQRVAVISSSSSAGNEDFRHTMQHNDFRYVFQIDDYHTVVQGDNNAKLFLNKLIEVYNTGIPYDAVVIARGGGSQSDFLIFDNYNIGRAVAKFPIPVITGIGHQKNVSITDLMAHTHTKTPTKAAEFIIAHNRSFEQHILSLQRTIAMKSQQLFLGYYKELSGLKSIISHNARELIAGQKEELLLQKQHISQASRNMLAKEKQNLLLSAQKTLQRPQSIIQQQKSDLEYLKGSLKIFTSQYLRSRRLQLEDHQKTIKLLSPQNVLKRGYAVIRKNSKIVNGAENIQEGEEIEILVKDAILKSTVNEKIQYDGKHTDL, encoded by the coding sequence ATGGGACCGGAACAGTATATCAGACTCTCACAGCTCAACGACCAGATCCAAGATACGATCAATGCCCGCTTCAAGGGGCAGACGTACTGGGTAGTGGCTGATATCACCAACCATTCATTCAAGGCCGACAAAAAGATCCATTACTTTGAGCTGGTGGAGAAATCAACCAGCAGCAGTGCCATTACAGCCAAGATACTGGGCAAGAGCTGGGGAGCCGGAGCGCTTAAGATCCTTGATTTTGAAATCACAACCGGACAGCGCTTTACCAACAACCTGCATGTGCTGGTGCAGGTGAGTGTGGACTATCATCCCTTGTACGGACTATCGGTAAACCTTCTGGATATCGACAGCAATTTCATGCTCGGCATTCTGGAACAGCAGCGCAATGCCAAGCTGGCAAGACTTGTAAGGGATAATGATTTCATATACAAAGAGGGAGAATTGTATTCCACGCTGAACAGCCGTCTGAAACTTCCTGCTGTGATCCAGAGGGTTGCGGTAATTTCTTCAAGCAGTTCGGCTGGAAACGAGGATTTCCGCCATACGATGCAGCATAACGATTTTAGATATGTATTCCAGATTGATGACTATCATACCGTCGTGCAGGGCGATAATAACGCCAAACTGTTCCTAAACAAGCTTATCGAGGTCTACAACACGGGAATTCCCTACGATGCCGTTGTCATTGCAAGGGGAGGCGGATCGCAGTCGGATTTCCTTATTTTTGACAACTACAATATCGGAAGGGCGGTCGCCAAGTTCCCCATTCCCGTAATCACGGGGATTGGGCACCAGAAAAACGTCAGCATCACCGATCTGATGGCGCATACCCATACCAAAACCCCTACGAAGGCGGCGGAGTTCATCATAGCGCACAACCGCAGTTTTGAGCAGCATATCCTTTCCCTGCAAAGAACCATAGCCATGAAATCGCAGCAGCTTTTCCTCGGATATTACAAAGAGCTCAGCGGACTTAAAAGCATAATCAGCCATAATGCAAGGGAACTGATTGCCGGGCAGAAAGAAGAGCTGCTATTGCAAAAGCAGCATATTTCGCAGGCAAGCCGAAACATGCTGGCAAAAGAAAAGCAAAACCTGCTGCTGAGTGCCCAGAAAACACTGCAGAGGCCGCAGAGCATCATCCAGCAGCAAAAAAGCGACCTGGAATATTTAAAAGGCAGCCTGAAGATCTTTACCAGCCAGTACCTGCGCAGCCGCAGACTGCAATTGGAGGACCACCAGAAAACCATAAAGCTGCTGTCCCCGCAAAATGTACTGAAAAGGGGGTATGCCGTTATACGGAAAAACAGCAAAATTGTGAACGGGGCGGAGAACATACAAGAAGGAGAGGAAATAGAAATATTAGTGAAGGATGCCATACTGAAAAGTACGGTCAATGAAAAAATACAATATGATGGAAAACACACTGACTTATGA
- a CDS encoding ATP-dependent helicase translates to MNDPILKNLNPSQLQAVKTTEGYVRVIAGAGSGKTKALTSRFAYIVDRLGINSSNILCVTFTNKAAQEMKRRVKALIGDTYDLAFITTYHGFCVRFLREEINKIHYPKNFIILDAEDQKSILRDIFSELQINSKHLTFKQVLRFISKQKSTSNYLGYILENKGFEPDESDSLSSRIFQIYLDKIKRNYALDFDDLIHFTAFILDSNPDVLLNWQENLHYIQVDEAQDSSENQFHLVEMLSRLHQNLFLVGDPDQTIYEWRGAKPEYLVEFDTMFPDIRTIIMNRNYRSTPNILKIGNHIIKNNTVRVDKDMVTDKPEGFEVVHFHGKNDFEESRWIAAEIKEILQAEQASYSDITILYRSNHLSRNIEQALIKDNIPYSIFGGIRFFERKEIKDVLSLLRLIVQGDNFSFLRMHNHPSRGLGKKFLERLSLLAGEQNLSLLQALQNNITDKELAKKGAVEFLELIEGLCETAKTKSISDLVKIILDKSGLSELYRKDGDEDRLENIKELVNSMLLLEKENNAPVDIIEYLQEVSLYTDLDADTDNQDKVKLMTIHISKGLEFPYVFLCGFTEGVLPSALSVKERRARAIEEERRLMYVAVTRAEKRFYMTDSEGFNFTTGLNKYPSRFLFEIKEEFYVRKGVLSQQIIENSKNSLGAARPLENTTFSEGDMVLHPVWNKGRIQTVNLEKKEYLVDFFDIGKIKPIDFGFRHLTTFSEDSGDSEGSKELLELAEHLKTAPDPF, encoded by the coding sequence ATGAACGACCCGATTCTAAAAAACCTTAATCCCAGCCAGCTTCAGGCCGTGAAGACCACAGAAGGATACGTGCGTGTTATTGCGGGTGCGGGATCAGGAAAAACAAAAGCCCTTACCTCCCGCTTCGCCTATATTGTGGACAGGCTTGGGATAAACTCATCCAACATACTCTGCGTTACCTTTACCAACAAGGCCGCCCAGGAAATGAAAAGACGTGTCAAGGCACTCATAGGCGATACCTATGACCTGGCTTTCATCACCACCTATCATGGCTTCTGCGTAAGGTTCCTGCGCGAGGAGATCAACAAAATACATTATCCGAAGAACTTTATCATACTGGACGCCGAAGACCAGAAAAGCATACTGCGCGATATTTTCAGCGAGCTTCAGATCAATTCCAAACACCTGACCTTCAAACAGGTGCTTCGTTTTATATCCAAGCAGAAAAGCACTTCAAATTATCTGGGCTACATCCTTGAAAACAAAGGCTTTGAACCCGATGAAAGCGATTCGCTCTCCAGCCGCATCTTCCAGATTTATCTGGACAAGATCAAACGCAATTATGCCCTGGATTTTGACGACCTGATCCATTTCACGGCTTTTATTCTGGACAGCAATCCCGATGTGCTTTTGAATTGGCAGGAAAACCTGCATTACATTCAGGTGGATGAGGCGCAGGACAGCTCAGAGAACCAGTTCCATCTGGTGGAAATGCTCTCGCGTCTGCACCAGAACCTTTTCCTTGTCGGGGATCCCGACCAGACCATCTACGAGTGGCGCGGTGCCAAACCCGAATATCTGGTAGAATTTGACACCATGTTCCCCGACATCCGGACCATCATCATGAACCGCAATTACCGCTCCACGCCCAATATCCTGAAGATAGGAAACCACATCATCAAGAACAATACGGTAAGGGTGGACAAGGACATGGTTACCGACAAGCCTGAAGGCTTTGAAGTGGTGCATTTTCACGGAAAGAATGACTTTGAGGAAAGCCGGTGGATAGCCGCTGAAATCAAAGAGATACTGCAGGCCGAGCAGGCTTCGTACTCGGACATCACCATACTGTACCGCTCCAACCACCTTTCCAGAAACATTGAGCAGGCGCTGATCAAGGACAATATTCCCTACTCCATTTTTGGGGGCATCCGTTTCTTTGAAAGAAAAGAGATCAAGGACGTGCTCTCCCTTTTGAGGCTGATTGTTCAGGGGGACAATTTCTCTTTCCTGCGCATGCACAACCATCCTTCACGGGGTTTGGGTAAAAAATTCCTTGAAAGGCTCAGCCTTCTGGCAGGTGAACAGAACCTATCGCTCCTGCAGGCACTGCAAAACAATATCACAGACAAGGAACTGGCAAAAAAAGGCGCTGTTGAATTTCTGGAGCTGATTGAAGGGCTGTGTGAGACAGCCAAGACAAAATCCATATCGGACCTGGTCAAAATCATACTCGACAAAAGCGGGCTTTCCGAACTCTACCGCAAAGACGGCGACGAGGACAGGCTGGAGAACATAAAGGAGCTTGTAAATTCAATGCTGCTGCTCGAAAAGGAAAACAATGCTCCGGTGGACATTATCGAATACCTGCAGGAAGTATCGCTGTATACCGATCTGGATGCCGATACCGACAATCAGGACAAGGTCAAACTGATGACCATCCACATTTCCAAAGGACTTGAATTTCCATATGTATTCCTATGCGGCTTCACCGAAGGCGTGCTGCCAAGCGCACTGTCTGTCAAGGAAAGAAGAGCACGCGCCATTGAGGAAGAAAGAAGGCTCATGTATGTGGCTGTCACCCGCGCTGAAAAACGATTCTATATGACCGATTCGGAAGGCTTTAATTTTACCACTGGACTCAACAAATACCCTTCAAGGTTCCTTTTTGAAATCAAGGAGGAATTCTATGTCCGAAAAGGAGTGCTTTCCCAGCAGATCATAGAAAACAGCAAAAACAGTCTTGGCGCTGCAAGGCCTTTGGAAAACACCACCTTCAGTGAAGGCGATATGGTCCTACATCCGGTCTGGAACAAGGGAAGAATACAGACGGTGAATCTGGAGAAAAAGGAATATCTGGTGGATTTTTTCGATATTGGAAAAATAAAGCCCATCGATTTCGGCTTCAGGCATCTGACCACCTTTTCCGAGGACAGCGGTGATTCTGAAGGGTCGAAGGAACTTCTGGAACTTGCCGAGCATCTGAAAACAGCTCCTGACCCTTTTTAA